One Neisseria sicca genomic region harbors:
- the pheA gene encoding prephenate dehydratase, with amino-acid sequence MSLSIDEQLLPHRNAIDEIDAEILRLLNERAGHAHAIGELKGTGAVYRPEREVAVLRRIQSLNQGPLPDESIARLFREVMSECLAVERPLTIAYLGPQGTFTQQAAIKHFGHAAHTAAFQTIDQCFRQVETRQADYLVAPVENSTEGSVGRTLDLLAVTALKACGEVIVRIHHNLLRKGTHELGGITKVIAHAQALAQCNDWLGRNLPNAERIAVSSNGEAARLVAESDDPSIAAIAGRTAADIYHLNYVAECIEDEPNNTTRFLVMGHQDTGSSGKDKTSLAVSAPNRAGAVAALLQPFTESGISMTKFESRPSKSALWEYLFFIDIEGHQNDEKVQNALRLLSERASFVKVIGSYPAAVL; translated from the coding sequence ATGTCCTTATCCATTGACGAACAGCTTTTGCCGCACCGCAATGCCATCGATGAAATCGATGCCGAGATTTTGCGTCTGTTGAACGAGCGCGCAGGCCATGCGCACGCCATCGGCGAATTGAAAGGAACGGGCGCGGTGTACCGTCCCGAGCGCGAAGTCGCGGTATTGAGGCGGATTCAGAGTTTGAACCAAGGCCCGTTGCCTGACGAATCCATCGCAAGGCTGTTTCGCGAAGTGATGAGCGAATGCTTGGCGGTGGAGCGTCCGCTGACGATTGCCTACCTCGGCCCGCAGGGAACGTTTACCCAGCAGGCAGCCATCAAACATTTCGGCCATGCCGCCCATACCGCCGCATTTCAAACCATAGACCAGTGTTTCCGACAAGTTGAAACGCGGCAGGCGGATTATTTGGTCGCGCCGGTTGAAAACTCAACCGAAGGCTCGGTCGGCCGCACCTTAGATTTATTGGCAGTAACCGCATTGAAAGCCTGCGGCGAAGTCATTGTCCGCATCCATCACAACCTTTTGCGTAAAGGCACGCACGAATTGGGCGGCATCACAAAAGTCATCGCACACGCCCAAGCGCTGGCGCAATGCAACGACTGGCTCGGACGCAACCTGCCCAACGCCGAACGCATCGCCGTTTCCAGCAACGGAGAGGCGGCAAGGCTGGTGGCAGAATCAGACGACCCAAGCATCGCCGCCATCGCAGGGCGTACCGCAGCCGATATTTATCATTTGAACTATGTCGCCGAATGTATCGAAGACGAGCCGAACAACACCACGCGCTTCTTGGTCATGGGGCATCAAGATACAGGCAGCAGCGGCAAAGACAAAACCTCGCTGGCAGTCTCCGCGCCCAACCGTGCCGGCGCCGTCGCCGCGCTGTTGCAGCCGTTTACCGAATCAGGCATTTCAATGACCAAGTTCGAAAGCCGCCCAAGCAAATCCGCGCTGTGGGAATACCTGTTCTTCATCGACATCGAAGGACATCAAAACGACGAAAAAGTCCAAAACGCACTGCGGCTCTTGAGCGAACGCGCATCGTTTGTCAAAGTCATCGGGTCCTATCCGGCAGCCGTTTTGTGA
- a CDS encoding SRPBCC family protein translates to MLTYTRSVRLDAPLEPIFRYCTSRHGFACQFPFDVQWLSEKEYWARGDILDFRYRVCGIWLRHRAEIISLEPNQSFTDLMLKGIYRSFRHTHEFRFSGGRTCVTDTVEFTFGLGKTIDRLIGLPTLRRTFEKRHCLLKEWAARWNGHVEKTQQIE, encoded by the coding sequence ATGCTGACTTACACCCGCAGCGTCCGGCTGGATGCGCCGCTCGAACCGATATTCCGCTACTGTACTTCCCGACACGGATTTGCCTGTCAGTTTCCGTTTGACGTGCAATGGCTGTCGGAAAAGGAATACTGGGCGCGGGGAGATATTTTGGATTTCAGATACAGAGTTTGCGGGATTTGGTTGCGGCATCGTGCCGAAATCATTTCGCTTGAGCCGAACCAATCGTTTACCGACCTGATGCTGAAAGGGATTTACCGCTCCTTCCGCCATACGCATGAATTCAGATTTTCCGGAGGGCGTACCTGTGTGACGGATACGGTGGAATTTACTTTCGGGCTGGGAAAAACGATTGACCGGCTAATCGGACTACCGACTTTGCGTCGGACATTTGAAAAACGCCACTGTTTATTAAAAGAGTGGGCTGCCCGATGGAATGGTCATGTTGAAAAAACGCAGCAAATTGAATAA
- a CDS encoding efflux RND transporter periplasmic adaptor subunit gives MAKIINKWTVGITVAAVLGFAAWSYFQPEPQTSYITETVKRGDISQTVSATGEISPSNLVSVGAQASGQIKKLYVKLGQQVKKGDLIAEINSTTQVNTLNTEKSKLETYQAKLVSAEIALNSAEKKYKREAALWKENATSKEDLESAKDALAAAKANVAELKASIKQTKISINTAESELGYTRITATMDGTVVAIPVEEGQTVNAVQSTPTIIQLANLDTMLNKMQIAEGDITKVKAGQDISFTILSEPDTPIKAKLDSVDPGLTTMSLGSYTTSTDTTSNAIYYYARALVPNPDGKLSIGMTTQNTIEINGVKNVLLVPTLTIKKHDGKSFVSVLGADGKASEREITVGLKDSMNTEVKSGLKEGDKVVMSEMSAAEQAEAAQRAMQGGPPR, from the coding sequence ATGGCAAAAATCATTAATAAATGGACGGTTGGAATAACGGTTGCTGCGGTGCTTGGATTTGCCGCGTGGTCTTATTTCCAGCCCGAACCTCAAACTTCTTACATCACGGAAACGGTCAAACGCGGCGACATCAGCCAGACGGTATCCGCTACGGGCGAGATTTCGCCGTCGAATTTGGTGTCGGTGGGCGCGCAGGCTTCGGGGCAGATTAAGAAGCTGTACGTCAAGCTCGGACAGCAGGTTAAAAAAGGCGATTTGATTGCGGAAATCAATTCGACCACTCAGGTGAATACGCTGAATACGGAAAAATCCAAGCTGGAAACGTATCAGGCGAAGTTGGTTTCTGCCGAAATCGCGCTGAACAGCGCGGAGAAGAAATACAAGCGCGAGGCGGCTTTGTGGAAGGAAAACGCGACGTCCAAAGAGGATTTGGAAAGCGCGAAGGATGCGCTGGCTGCGGCTAAGGCAAACGTTGCCGAGCTGAAGGCTTCCATCAAGCAAACCAAAATTTCCATCAATACTGCCGAATCGGAATTGGGCTATACCCGCATTACCGCGACGATGGACGGTACGGTGGTGGCGATTCCGGTGGAAGAAGGGCAGACGGTGAACGCGGTGCAGTCCACGCCGACGATTATTCAATTGGCGAATCTGGATACGATGTTGAACAAAATGCAGATTGCCGAAGGCGATATTACCAAGGTCAAAGCGGGGCAGGACATTTCGTTTACGATTTTGTCCGAACCGGATACGCCGATTAAGGCGAAGCTTGACAGCGTCGACCCGGGTTTGACCACGATGTCGCTGGGCAGCTATACCACCAGCACGGACACGACTTCCAATGCGATTTACTACTACGCCCGCGCTTTGGTGCCTAATCCCGACGGCAAACTTTCTATCGGTATGACGACGCAGAATACGATTGAAATCAACGGCGTGAAAAACGTTTTGCTCGTGCCGACGCTGACGATTAAAAAACACGACGGCAAATCGTTTGTCAGCGTTTTGGGCGCGGACGGTAAAGCTTCGGAACGCGAGATTACGGTCGGTCTGAAAGACAGTATGAATACCGAAGTCAAAAGCGGTTTGAAAGAAGGCGACAAGGTAGTGATGTCGGAAATGAGCGCGGCGGAGCAGGCTGAAGCGGCACAACGCGCCATGCAGGGTGGTCCGCCGAGATAA
- a CDS encoding HAMP domain-containing sensor histidine kinase, translated as MKLFQRIFATFCAVIVCAIFVASFSFWLVQNTLAENQFNQRRTIETTLMNSILSAFRARGDSGAREILAEWEDSPVSNSVYVILGDEKKDILDRNIDNHTIERARVFAINNPNSDLAHIEYDRFGEEYLFFIKGWDSHQAQRLPSPLFIPGLPLAPIWHEFIILSFIIVVGLLMAYILASNITKPIKILGSGMDRVANGELETRISQQVDDRDDELSHLAIQFDKMAEKLEKLVAKERHLLHHVSHEMRSPLARMQAIVGLIQAQPQKQEQYLKRLEGELTRMDTLVGELLTLSRLETSNIPLEKESLKLVPFLKNIVEDNQSIAQQNKQTVTLSVEPRIPENATVCANEGYLYRAFDNVIRNAINYSPEGSTIRVNIGQDSKHWIVDVTDNGPGVDEMQLPHIFTAFYRADSSASKPGTGLGLALTQHIMEQHNGKIMAENIKPNGLKMHFILPKKKVNGKTEKPHPKNS; from the coding sequence ATGAAACTGTTTCAACGCATCTTCGCCACATTTTGCGCAGTCATCGTCTGCGCAATCTTTGTGGCGAGTTTTTCTTTTTGGCTGGTGCAAAATACCCTTGCCGAAAACCAATTCAACCAACGCCGTACCATCGAAACCACTTTGATGAACAGTATCCTCTCCGCCTTTAGGGCACGCGGGGACAGCGGTGCGCGCGAAATTTTGGCGGAATGGGAAGACAGCCCCGTTTCCAATTCCGTTTACGTCATTTTGGGCGACGAGAAAAAAGACATCCTTGACCGCAACATCGACAACCACACCATCGAACGCGCCCGCGTGTTTGCCATCAATAATCCCAATTCCGATTTGGCACATATCGAATACGACCGTTTCGGCGAAGAATACCTCTTCTTTATCAAAGGTTGGGACAGCCATCAGGCGCAACGCCTGCCCAGCCCGCTCTTTATCCCAGGCCTGCCGCTCGCCCCGATTTGGCATGAATTCATCATCCTGTCCTTCATCATCGTCGTCGGCCTACTGATGGCGTACATCCTCGCCAGTAACATTACCAAGCCCATCAAAATCTTGGGCAGCGGTATGGACAGGGTGGCAAACGGCGAACTTGAAACACGTATTTCCCAGCAAGTGGACGACCGCGACGACGAATTGTCCCACCTTGCCATCCAGTTCGACAAAATGGCGGAAAAACTAGAAAAACTCGTTGCCAAAGAACGCCACCTGCTTCACCACGTATCCCACGAAATGCGCTCCCCCTTGGCGCGTATGCAGGCGATTGTCGGACTGATTCAGGCGCAGCCGCAAAAGCAGGAACAATATCTGAAAAGGCTGGAAGGCGAATTGACCCGCATGGATACCTTGGTTGGCGAGTTGCTGACGCTGTCCCGTTTGGAAACATCCAATATCCCGCTGGAAAAAGAAAGCCTGAAGCTCGTCCCCTTCCTGAAAAACATCGTGGAAGACAACCAAAGCATCGCCCAGCAGAACAAACAAACCGTTACCCTTTCGGTCGAACCCAGAATCCCCGAAAATGCCACGGTCTGCGCCAACGAAGGCTATTTGTACCGCGCGTTTGACAACGTTATCCGCAACGCCATCAATTACAGTCCCGAAGGCAGCACCATCCGAGTCAATATCGGACAAGACAGCAAGCATTGGATTGTGGACGTTACCGACAACGGCCCCGGCGTGGACGAAATGCAACTGCCGCACATTTTCACCGCCTTTTACCGTGCCGACTCCAGCGCCAGCAAACCCGGTACCGGCTTAGGCCTTGCCCTGACCCAACACATCATGGAGCAGCACAACGGCAAAATCATGGCTGAAAACATCAAGCCGAATGGTTTGAAAATGCACTTTATCCTGCCCAAAAAGAAAGTGAACGGCAAAACGGAAAAACCGCATCCTAAAAACTCTTAA
- the misR gene encoding two-component system response regulator MisR, with product MSRVLLVDDDALLTELLTEYLTAEGLNVHSVPDGEAGVHEILTGQYDVVVLDSMMPKMNGLDVLKNVRSQSTVPIIMLTAKGDDIDRIIGLEMGADDYVPKPCTPRELLARINAILRRAQQSGEPNNAPNSISVSDVVLYPAKRQATIKDTPLELTSTEFNLLEVLMRHAGQVVSKETLSIEALDRKLAKFDRSIDVHISSIRHKLGDASLIQTVRGLGYLFVKN from the coding sequence ATGAGTCGCGTATTACTCGTAGATGACGACGCTTTGCTGACCGAATTGCTCACCGAATACCTTACCGCCGAAGGACTGAACGTCCACAGTGTTCCGGACGGCGAAGCCGGTGTACACGAAATCCTGACCGGCCAGTACGATGTCGTCGTATTAGACTCCATGATGCCGAAAATGAACGGCTTGGACGTATTGAAAAACGTCCGCTCCCAAAGCACCGTTCCCATCATCATGCTGACCGCCAAAGGCGACGACATCGACCGCATCATCGGATTGGAAATGGGTGCGGACGACTATGTTCCGAAACCTTGCACCCCGCGCGAACTGTTGGCACGCATCAACGCCATCCTGCGCCGTGCGCAACAAAGCGGCGAGCCGAACAACGCGCCAAACAGCATTTCCGTCAGCGACGTCGTCCTGTACCCTGCCAAACGTCAGGCGACTATCAAAGACACTCCGCTTGAGCTGACCAGTACCGAGTTCAACCTGCTCGAAGTCCTGATGCGCCATGCCGGACAAGTTGTCAGCAAAGAAACTTTGTCCATCGAAGCGCTTGACCGCAAACTGGCAAAATTCGACCGCAGCATCGACGTCCACATCTCCAGCATCCGCCACAAACTGGGCGATGCCTCGCTGATTCAGACCGTACGGGGCTTGGGCTACCTGTTTGTTAAAAACTAA
- a CDS encoding type IV pilin protein, with amino-acid sequence MKNKSQGFTLPELLVVVLIIAILATIGYPSYQRYVRKTRLESVRSELLINAQNLERYYAQHATVKAEAGNPALPPLVQNQYFNISIFNFEGPDDNDKKIVNSASSRYILEAKPTDEYKSTETCSVYLNSDGIFWASNSKNNEDCPGFEPISQE; translated from the coding sequence ATGAAAAACAAATCACAAGGTTTTACTCTCCCCGAGCTACTCGTTGTCGTCCTGATCATCGCGATTTTAGCGACGATCGGCTATCCCTCTTACCAACGCTACGTCCGCAAAACACGCTTGGAAAGCGTCCGCTCCGAGCTGCTGATCAACGCCCAAAACCTCGAGCGTTACTACGCCCAGCATGCGACCGTAAAAGCCGAAGCAGGCAATCCCGCGTTGCCTCCCTTGGTTCAAAACCAATATTTCAATATCTCCATCTTCAACTTCGAAGGTCCGGACGACAACGATAAAAAAATCGTAAACTCCGCCTCCTCAAGATACATCCTCGAAGCCAAACCCACAGACGAATACAAGTCCACCGAGACCTGCTCCGTTTACCTCAACAGCGACGGCATCTTCTGGGCAAGCAACTCAAAAAACAATGAAGACTGCCCGGGCTTCGAACCCATCAGCCAAGAATAA
- a CDS encoding bifunctional acetate--CoA ligase family protein/GNAT family N-acetyltransferase, with amino-acid sequence MSAQSMSGYFFMPNHIILVGASERPYSLGERILSNLLSAPFQGQITPVNLRHRTVAGLTSYTNLNKIPGSADLVIAVTPPDSYDALFKSCRKKQFGHIILIQDWESLSDDEWHTAEAAIKKHHGNELNISVCSPAGVQLPSQSLNISSQPDHPAGYTALLTGHASVSSEINLMLQKMGQGISRHISLNYPLSPTTSADWLNRFGHNRHTKVAVIEHNPAENQRNLFSAIRHFTRHTPLILHVTHRSDDTEKAVLRCLARHCNFLATFSSSELEAALHARLSDLPPLNSIDILSDTPAEWLETCAPQNLKLQFPTKQPHIRQGYIGSTPTPAHYHSIASQQLQNTHTEALLAIVAPADSPDEKNLTRTLSMLAKHTAKPLLVSSRFSDDLLHFDRPEQALQAVSFRNIADQLQKEQLRIATPKKGRLKTPQARNITKALASKDLPLLAEALCLPAYQHTVHNAVQFRFQRHTAYGDILTVCHQGRTAAALPPFSTLDSEHIARFAQLDNTHTLNQLLHTLNTLSQRQQYIGEILLNLNGDQYSSDFVLQADERPSPKNKPTNIATLKLEQAAAKVQTAAEYLRSKNPTAAEFLRNTGEAAAELLGAKTESEAPIQNVLAPYPTEHPATLTLKNGETVTIHPFTPEDAEAKQQFVRSLSLQARYTRFMTHTNELPTPTLARFSKLDYHSEAAWTARNSDDLIVAVSRFSRINRNECEFGITLAENVRGKGLAAEMMKLIIQSATQQGYRVMSAQILKSNTPMLKLAEKSGFTITPSEEDNTLCQARLSLTTPQNSNKNK; translated from the coding sequence ATGTCCGCCCAATCCATGTCCGGCTACTTCTTCATGCCCAACCACATCATCCTCGTGGGCGCGAGCGAACGCCCATACAGCTTGGGCGAACGCATCCTGAGCAACCTCCTGAGCGCACCGTTTCAAGGTCAAATCACACCCGTCAACCTCCGCCACCGCACGGTTGCCGGACTCACCTCCTACACCAATCTCAACAAAATCCCCGGCAGTGCCGACCTCGTCATCGCCGTAACACCACCCGACAGCTACGACGCCCTGTTCAAATCCTGCCGCAAAAAACAGTTCGGCCACATCATCCTCATCCAAGACTGGGAAAGCCTGTCCGACGACGAATGGCACACCGCCGAAGCCGCCATCAAAAAACACCACGGCAACGAACTCAACATCAGCGTGTGCAGCCCCGCCGGCGTGCAGCTTCCATCGCAAAGCCTCAACATCAGTTCCCAACCCGACCATCCGGCAGGCTACACTGCCCTTCTGACCGGACACGCCTCCGTCAGCAGCGAAATCAACCTCATGCTGCAAAAAATGGGACAGGGCATTTCACGCCACATCAGCCTCAACTATCCGCTCAGCCCCACCACTTCTGCCGACTGGCTCAACCGTTTCGGCCACAACCGCCATACTAAAGTTGCCGTTATCGAACACAATCCAGCCGAAAACCAGCGCAACCTGTTCAGCGCCATCCGCCATTTCACCCGCCACACCCCGCTCATCCTCCACGTTACCCACCGTTCGGACGACACCGAAAAAGCCGTGTTACGCTGCCTCGCGCGTCATTGCAACTTCCTCGCCACATTCAGCAGCAGCGAACTCGAAGCCGCCCTGCACGCGCGTTTATCCGACCTCCCCCCTCTGAACAGTATCGACATCCTGTCCGACACCCCTGCCGAGTGGCTGGAAACCTGTGCGCCCCAAAACCTAAAACTCCAATTCCCCACCAAGCAGCCGCACATCCGCCAAGGCTACATCGGCAGCACACCCACGCCCGCCCATTACCACAGCATCGCCAGCCAACAACTTCAAAATACCCATACCGAAGCCCTGCTCGCCATCGTTGCCCCGGCCGACAGCCCTGACGAAAAAAATCTGACCCGCACCCTGAGCATGCTGGCGAAACACACTGCCAAACCCTTGCTTGTCAGCAGCCGCTTTTCAGACGACCTCCTGCATTTCGACCGTCCCGAACAAGCCCTGCAAGCCGTATCGTTCCGCAACATTGCCGACCAACTGCAAAAAGAGCAGTTACGCATCGCCACGCCCAAAAAAGGTCGTCTGAAAACCCCGCAAGCAAGAAACATTACCAAAGCCCTCGCATCAAAAGACCTGCCCCTGCTTGCCGAAGCCCTGTGTCTGCCGGCTTATCAGCACACCGTGCATAACGCCGTGCAATTCCGTTTCCAACGCCATACCGCCTATGGCGACATCCTGACCGTATGCCATCAAGGCAGAACCGCCGCCGCGCTCCCGCCGTTCTCTACGCTGGACAGCGAACACATCGCCCGTTTCGCCCAACTCGACAATACACACACCCTCAACCAGCTCCTGCACACCCTAAACACACTCAGCCAACGGCAGCAATACATCGGCGAAATCCTGCTCAACCTCAACGGCGACCAATACAGCAGCGACTTTGTCTTGCAGGCTGACGAACGTCCTTCCCCCAAAAATAAACCAACCAATATAGCCACCCTCAAGCTCGAGCAGGCCGCCGCCAAAGTACAGACCGCAGCGGAATACCTGCGCAGCAAAAATCCGACTGCCGCCGAGTTCCTCCGCAACACCGGCGAAGCCGCCGCCGAACTTTTGGGCGCAAAAACCGAAAGCGAAGCCCCCATCCAAAACGTGCTTGCCCCCTACCCGACCGAGCATCCTGCCACGCTTACCCTCAAAAACGGCGAAACCGTAACCATCCACCCGTTCACTCCCGAAGACGCGGAAGCCAAGCAACAATTCGTCCGCAGCCTGTCTCTGCAGGCGCGCTACACCCGCTTCATGACCCATACCAACGAATTGCCCACCCCTACCCTCGCACGCTTCAGCAAACTCGACTACCACAGCGAAGCCGCATGGACGGCGCGCAATTCAGACGACCTCATCGTCGCCGTCAGCCGCTTCAGCCGTATCAACCGCAACGAATGCGAATTCGGCATCACACTTGCCGAAAACGTGCGCGGCAAAGGGTTGGCAGCGGAAATGATGAAGCTGATTATCCAATCGGCAACACAACAAGGCTACCGCGTCATGAGTGCCCAAATACTCAAATCCAACACCCCTATGCTTAAACTTGCTGAAAAATCAGGCTTTACCATCACCCCCTCAGAAGAAGACAACACTTTATGCCAAGCACGCCTCAGCCTGACCACTCCGCAAAACAGCAACAAAAACAAATAA
- a CDS encoding DUF4189 domain-containing protein encodes MKKLFFVLLGLTSLNVYANGCGGEYQPATGTCRIIDSSGRQILYNVGSPQSSNSGSTQSQPKVVNINVPSKYGALAVNLKTGISGGALDMDSRAAAEREAIRTCEREGSNKPCVIAASVRNGCIAVAQGNKGKILKTFYGMKEPGLAETEALRKCRAAGVSGCKIVVSEGCSMPKF; translated from the coding sequence ATGAAAAAATTGTTTTTTGTATTGTTAGGACTGACTAGCCTTAATGTTTATGCCAATGGTTGTGGCGGCGAATACCAGCCTGCAACAGGTACTTGTCGCATTATCGACAGCTCGGGTCGGCAGATTTTATATAACGTTGGCAGCCCCCAATCTTCCAATAGCGGCTCCACCCAAAGTCAACCAAAGGTTGTAAACATCAATGTCCCTTCAAAATACGGTGCACTGGCAGTTAACCTTAAAACGGGCATTTCGGGTGGTGCACTCGATATGGATTCCCGAGCTGCTGCAGAGAGAGAAGCCATCAGAACCTGTGAACGGGAAGGAAGCAATAAACCTTGCGTAATAGCTGCTTCAGTCAGGAATGGCTGCATTGCCGTTGCCCAAGGTAATAAAGGAAAAATATTAAAGACATTTTACGGAATGAAAGAACCAGGACTTGCAGAAACTGAAGCCTTAAGGAAATGTCGTGCAGCCGGTGTTTCTGGATGTAAGATTGTTGTCTCAGAAGGCTGCTCAATGCCTAAATTCTAA